One region of Penaeus vannamei isolate JL-2024 chromosome 36, ASM4276789v1, whole genome shotgun sequence genomic DNA includes:
- the LOC113817342 gene encoding pyrimidodiazepine synthase isoform X1, translating to MGRNLISCFAQARKGLSSQIKFSASLSTVMETKHLSTGSTCPPQEPGVLRCYSMKFCPFAQRTRLILVAKNVKHDIVNVNLKTKPEWLFEKNPLGKVPALEKDGKMLFESLVTCDYLDEAYPEPPLYPTDPWQKAHDRVFMELWSKVTGPMYKVYFAKGDQEALAKAVEDIQAGLSLFETELDKRTTMFYGGEKPGMLDYMIWPWVERLPMAEMMAGGLKVFQQETFPKLFAWVEKMKEDKAVSAVFISAESHFKFLKSHVDGAPDYDMEV from the exons ATGGGCCGGAATCTAATCAGCTGTTTTGCGCAAGCGAGGAAAGGGTTGTCTTCTCAAATAAAATTTTCAGCGTCTTTATCCACTGTCATGGAAACCAAGCATCTTAGCACAG GTTCAACATGTCCTCCTCAGGAGCCGGGAGTTCTGCGGTGCTATAGTATGAAGTTCTGCCCATTCGCACAGCGGACTAGACTGATCCTTGTGGCTAAGAATGTGAA ACATGACATCGTGAACGTAAACCTGAAGACCAAACCAGAATGGCTGTTTGAGAAGAACCCTCTTGGAAAGGTTCCCGCCttggagaaagatgggaagatgcTGTTTGAGTCCCtcgtcacctgcgactacttggACGAGGCCTACCCTGAACCCCCCTTATACCCCACCGACCCCTGGCAGAAGGCACATGACCGAGTTTTCATGGAACTCTGGTCAAAG GTGACAGGCCCAATGTACAAGGTGTATTTTGCAAAGGGTGATCAAGAGGCGCTTGCCAAGGCAGTCGAGGACATTCAAGCTGGTCTGTCCCTCTTTGAGACGGAGTTGGATAAGAGAACCACCATGTTCTATGGGGGAGAGAAACCTG GCATGCTGGACTACATGATTTGGCCCTGGGTTGAGAGGCTTCCAATGGCAGAGATGATGGCAGGAGGTTTGAAGGTCTTCCAGCAAGAAACCTTTCCCAAATTG TTTGCTTGggtggagaaaatgaaggaagacaaAGCTGTGAGTGCAGTCTTCATAAGTGCCGAATCCCATTTCAAGTTCCTGAAGTCACACGTCGATGGTGCTCCAGATTACGACATGGAGGTTTAA
- the LOC113817342 gene encoding pyrimidodiazepine synthase isoform X2 yields MGRNLISCFAQARKGLSSQIKFSASLSTVMETKHLSTGSTCPPQEPGVLRCYSMKFCPFAQRTRLILVAKNVKHDIVNVNLKTKPEWLFEKNPLGKVPALEKDGKMLFESLVTCDYLDEAYPEPPLYPTDPWQKAHDRVFMELWSKVTGPMYKVYFAKGDQEALAKAVEDIQAGLSLFETELDKRTTMFYGGEKPGMLDYMIWPWVERLPMAEMMAGGLKVFQQETFPKLSSWMEAMIQDKVVQATYLPPEAHIEYLTSIRNRTVTLSKLS; encoded by the exons ATGGGCCGGAATCTAATCAGCTGTTTTGCGCAAGCGAGGAAAGGGTTGTCTTCTCAAATAAAATTTTCAGCGTCTTTATCCACTGTCATGGAAACCAAGCATCTTAGCACAG GTTCAACATGTCCTCCTCAGGAGCCGGGAGTTCTGCGGTGCTATAGTATGAAGTTCTGCCCATTCGCACAGCGGACTAGACTGATCCTTGTGGCTAAGAATGTGAA ACATGACATCGTGAACGTAAACCTGAAGACCAAACCAGAATGGCTGTTTGAGAAGAACCCTCTTGGAAAGGTTCCCGCCttggagaaagatgggaagatgcTGTTTGAGTCCCtcgtcacctgcgactacttggACGAGGCCTACCCTGAACCCCCCTTATACCCCACCGACCCCTGGCAGAAGGCACATGACCGAGTTTTCATGGAACTCTGGTCAAAG GTGACAGGCCCAATGTACAAGGTGTATTTTGCAAAGGGTGATCAAGAGGCGCTTGCCAAGGCAGTCGAGGACATTCAAGCTGGTCTGTCCCTCTTTGAGACGGAGTTGGATAAGAGAACCACCATGTTCTATGGGGGAGAGAAACCTG GCATGCTGGACTACATGATTTGGCCCTGGGTTGAGAGGCTTCCAATGGCAGAGATGATGGCAGGAGGTTTGAAGGTCTTCCAGCAAGAAACCTTTCCCAAATTG TCCTCTTGGATGGAGGCAATGATACAAGACAAAGTTGTTCAGGCCACCTACTTACCACCAGAAGCGCATATTGAGTACCTTACTTCCATTAGAAATCGGACAGTGACGCTATCCAAGCTTTCGTAA